A stretch of the Lolium perenne isolate Kyuss_39 chromosome 3, Kyuss_2.0, whole genome shotgun sequence genome encodes the following:
- the LOC127346175 gene encoding wall-associated receptor kinase 2, with the protein MGSSSMMWMILVLPALLVATMSAPVPETLTLSPGCVNRCGNVSIPYPFGIGKDGGKDCFRKGFEIFCINNSVPIMAGNNDTSPDILVLNLSLSPHPVAQVLRPVSWQCFDVPGNVTGSYFVGLGLKADGVYRISSDLNELVVLGCNTYVEIKGGVRGRFSYMYYSACVAFANDAGGPIDGACTGLGCCSVGVPSGVTDNVLSFETGGSWTHADQGFCPCDYAFIVDKGYYSFKRADILHTDGNGSLSTTSMPMSLDWAIRDNGSLPWTCAAAASAPEYACKSVHSECVDSKNGPGYICNCTAGYEGNAYVVNGCTDIDECARPADYSCRGKCKNFDGHFKCDCGTGYKSNDPYKESCTPIIPLPAQISIGIIGGILVLAFIAFIIIVRRERHMRHELYRKNGGPTLEKASIIKLFKKDDLTPILKPSNTIGKGGFGEVYKGLVDGAWVAVKKPVRGNQMESDQFTNEIIIQSKVIHKNIVRLIGCCLEVDTPMLVYEFISQGSMDDILHGGEKKPLSLDARMNIAAEAAQGLAYMHSQANTVILHGDVKPANILLDDKFVPKISDFGISRLIARDNEHTALVIGDMTYMDPVYLQTGLLTAKSDVYSFGVVILELISRKKATHPSNTSLVNSFIENHKKGNKSTELFDPEIAVGADVGILDSLTDLAMKCLDLDVDQRPTMTQVAEQLVAFIRSRQM; encoded by the exons ATGGGAAGCTCATCTATGATGTGGATGATACTTGTGCTGCCGGCGCTGCTGGTCGCCACAATGTCAGCCCCCGTGCCGGAGACCCTCACCCTGTCGCCGGGATGTGTGAATCGGTGTGGCAACGTGAGCATCCCCTACCCCTTCGGCATCGGCAAGGACGGCGGCAAGGACTGCTTCCGCAAGGGCTTTGAGATCTTCTGCATCAACAACTCAGTGCCGATCATGGCGGGCAACAACGACACCAGCCCGGACATACTGGTGCTGAACCTGTCCTTGTCGCCGCACCCCGTGGCCCAGGTGTTGCGGCCGGTGTCGTGGCAGTGCTTCGACGTCCCCGGCAACGTCACCGGGTCTTACTTCGTCGGGCTGGGCCTGAAAGCTGACGGCGTGTACCGCATCTCCAGCGACCTCAACGAGCTCGTCGTCCTCGGCTGCAACACCTACGTCGAAATCAAGGGCGGGGTGCGTGGAcgcttcagttacatgtactactCGGCGTGCGTGGCCTTCGCCAACGACGCCGGCGGCCCGATTGACGGCGCGTGCACGGGCCTCGGCTGCTGCAGCGTCGGCGTCCCGTCGGGGGTCACCGACAACGTGCTCTCCTTCGAGACCGGTGGCTCCTGGACGCACGCTGACCAGGGCTTCTGCCCCTGCGACTACGCCTTCATCGTCGACAAGGGCTACTACAGCTTCAAGAGGGCCGACATCCTCCACACGGACGGCAACGGCTCCCTGTCAACGACCAGCATGCCCATGTCACTGGACTGGGCCATCCGCGACAACGGCTCCCTGCCATGGACATGCGCCGCCGCAGCTTCCGCGCCGGAGTACGCCTGCAAGAGTGTCCACAGTGAGTGCGTCGACTCCAAGAATGGGCCTGGGTACATCTGCAACTGCACCGCAGGCTACGAAGGCAACGCTTACGTTGTAAATGGATGCACCG ACATAGACGAATGTGCACGTCCAGCAGACTATTCTTGCCGCGGTAAATGCAAGAACTTCGACGGACATTTCAAATGCGACTGTGGTACAGGTTATAAAAGCAATGACCCATATAAGGAATCCTGCACTCCTATTATCCCATTGCCTGCACAGATTTCCATAG GTATAATAGGTGGTATTCTTGTCTTGGCATTCATAGCATTCATCATCATTGTGCGGAGAGAGAGGCATATGAGGCATGAGTTATACAGAAAGAATGGTGGTCCTACATTAGAAAAAGCTAGTATTATAAAGCTTTTCAAAAAGGATGACCTCACACCAATTttaaaacctagcaatacaattggAAAAGGTGGTTTTGGTGAAGTTTACAAGGGCCTCGTTGATGGTGCATGGGTAGCTGTAAAGAAACCGGTTCGTGGCAACCAGATGGAGAGTGACCAATTTACAAATGAAATCATCATCCAGTCTAAAGTTATCCACAAGAACATCGTTAGGCTCATAGGTTGTTGCCTGGAAGTGGACACCCCCATGTTAGTGTACGAGTTCATATCACAAGGAAGCATGGATGACATTCTTCATGGTGGGGAGAAGAAGCCTCTTAGTTTGGATGCGCGGATGAATATTGCTGCAGAAGCAGCACAGGGTCTAGCTTATATGCATTCACAAGCCAATACAGTCATCTTGCATGGTGATGTTAAGCCAGCAAATATTCTCTTGGATGACAAGTTTGTGCCCAAGATCTCAGACTTTGGTATATCGAGGTTGATTGCAAGAGACAACGAACACACTGCTTTAGTCATCGGTGATATGACTTATATGGATCCAGTTTACCTGCAAACAGGCTTGTTGACAGCAAAAAGTGATGTATACAGTTTTGGAGTGGTGATCCTAGAGCTCATCAGCAGGAAGAAGGCCACTCATCCCAGCAATACAAGCTTAGTGAATAGTTTTATTGAGAATCACAAAAAGGGGAATAAATCGACCGAGCTATTTGACCCGGAGATCGCGGTGGGAGCAGATGTAGGCATTCTTGATAGTCTGACAGACCTCGCTATGAAGTGTCTTGACCTTGACGTGGATCAAAGGCCGACAATGACTCAAGTTGCAGAGCAACTTGTCGCATTCATTCGATCCCGCCAAATGTGA